In Aegilops tauschii subsp. strangulata cultivar AL8/78 chromosome 3, Aet v6.0, whole genome shotgun sequence, one genomic interval encodes:
- the LOC109747633 gene encoding receptor-like serine/threonine-protein kinase ALE2 isoform X4: MWRLACVVVLLLASLLGSTGTDLAPAPAVGNSPVDQGHASSPPGPSSALGPVTLPAAPPTPSASPPLQKGAVSPAVPPEPQVAPAPVAPHKGSNAPPPVVSAPPPVVSAPPPVVFLSPPVEPAPPPAVIEGVPPAAAPPPQAAAGNPAPILPGSPALLPSVQAPAPSVAVKPNLPLPPPASLPSVQAPTPSVAVKPNVPLAPPPSIPSVQAPAPSVAVKPNVPLVPPPSLSSVQAPAPSVAVKPNVPLAPPPSVNNQPGNDIPPYPPPEGIFPAVPPSTSVPPEHVKPPISPPIIAHAPQQQAQAPNAEHKNGNTAPPANTSPPASGKNHDIQRAPPPKEPSTAPVHKSPIRGFAPAASPLPHNTNMPTLPRNASTVPHAEPPSLGVAPKPAPTSRSHPPTPTKGERRSFSPSYPPPHAQGPEVSRAQPPQQVGAKRQNHHAPPPMIQGHPNLHVHPPSPPPVSPKGPSNGSKRHGVSPTLPPVPPETEPKAPSTHPIWALPPPPPNLDCKSLVCPEPLTDPPAGAPCACVLPIKVGIRLSVDLYSFFPLVSDFADEVGSGVNMARRQVRVMGANVAGDQPDKTVVLVHLVPMHVNFDKATALLTFQSLWSKKISLKPSVFGDYEILYVVYPGLPPSPPSAPAGAFGNSRNARAMKPLGVDVGKPPKKVNGSVIAIAVLSTVIALIICTVAAWLLILRFRDSDDMAQGYPHSAIPKISRSSGTCNTLLAGRRSTQSGPSSSLGSSMAAYTGQAKTFKFAEIEKATNGFDDSSIVGEGGFGCVYQGTLEDGTTVAVKVLKRFDGQGEREFLAEVEMLGRLHHRNLVKLLGICVEENARCLVYELIPNGSVESHLHGADREIAPLDWNARMKIALGAGRALAYLHEDSSPCVIHRDFKSSNILLEHDFTPKVSDFGLARTARGEGNQHISTRVMGTFGYVAPEYAMTGHLLVKSDVYSYGVVLLELLTGRKPVDMSQPAGQESLVAWARPYLTNVVGLRQAVDPLLGPNVPLDNVAKAAAIASMCVQPEVAHRPSMSEVVQALKLVCSEGDEGLGSGSFSQELAARTTAAHDVTGMEAERVLLSEMFGSTPVFTPAADSGSFRMQSSSGPLMTGKNKKFWQRMRNLSRGSMSEHGASPDFETHSQCSNR; the protein is encoded by the exons ATGTGGCGTCTTGCCTGCGTGGTGGTGCTGCTTCTCGCTTCTCTCCTTGGATCCACAG GTACTGATCTGGCGCCTGCTCCTGCGGTTGGTAATTCGCCTGTCGATCAAGGACATGCTTCTAGTCCTCCTGGACCTTCCTCCGCCCTCGGTCCAGTAACTCTTCCAGCAG CACCCCCTACCCCATCAGCAAGCCCTCCCCTCCAGAAGGGGGCTGTGAGCCCTGCAGTTCCGCCGGAGCCGCAGGTCGCACCGGCTCCGGTAGCCCCCCATAAAG GTTCTAATGCGCCGCCTCCGGTCGTGTCTGCGCCGCCTCCAGTCGTGTCTGCACCTCCTCCGGTTGTGTTTTTGTCTCCTCCAGTTGAGCCTGCTCCTCCTCCTGCTGTCATTGAGGGGGTGCCCCCGGCAGCAGCTCCTCCGCCGCAAGCTGCAGCTGGAAACCCCGCACCAATACTTCCTGGGTCACCTGCATTGCTACCTTCAGTTCAGGCTCCTGCGCCATCTGTGGCTGTGAAGCCTAATCTGCCACTACCACCTCCTGCTTCACTACCTTCAGTTCAGGCTCCGACTCCATCTGTGGCTGTGAAGCCTAATGTGCCACTAGCACCTCCTCCTTCAATACCTTCAGTTCAGGCTCCTGCTCCATCTGTGGCTGTGAAGCCTAATGTGCCACTAGTGCCTCCTCCTTCACTATCTTCAGTTCAAGCTCCTGCTCCATCTGTGGCTGTGAAGCCTAATGTGCCACTAGCGCCTCCGCCTTCTGTGAACAATCAACCAG GTAACGATATCCCTCCATATCCACCACCTGAAGGCATTTTCCCGGCAGTTCCTCCTTCCACTTCAG TTCCTCCAGAACATGTGAAACCTCCAATTTCACCACCTATTATCGCACACGCACCTCAACAACAAGCACAAGCTCCAAATGCCGAGCATAAAAATG GAAACACGGCACCCCCAGCAAATACTTCCCCTCCTGCAAGTGGTAAGAACCATGACATTCAACGTGCACCTCCACCAAAGGAACCTAGTACTGCACCGGTTCACAAATCACCAATTAGAG GGTTTGCGCCTGCAGCTAGTCCTCTGCCCCACAACACAAATATGCCTACACTCCCGAGGAATGCATCAACGGTTCCACATGCTGAACCCCCATCGTTAGGGGTAGCTCCTAAGCCAGCACCCACTAGCAGATCTCATCCTCCGACACCAACGAAAGGAGAACGTCGATCATTTTCCCCATCTTACCCACCACCCCATGCTCAAG GTCCCGAGGTCTCGCGAGCTCAACCTCCACAGCAGGTTGGGGCTAAAAGGCAAAATCATCATGCACCTCCACCGATGATTCAAG GCCATCCAAACCTCCATGTGCATCCTCCATCTCCTCCACCAGTGTCACCAAAGGGCCCCTCTAATGGCAGCAAAA GACACGGTGTTTCTCCTACTCTTCCACCAGTTCCTCCTGAAACAGAACCCAAAGCACCATCAACTCATCCTATTTGGGCGTTGCCCCCACCACCACCTAATTTAG ATTGCAAATCGTTAGTGTGCCCAGAGCCTCTAACGGATCCACCTGCGGGAGCTCCATGTGCTTGTGTTCTACCAATTAAAGTTGGAATCCGTTTAAGTGTGGACCTTTATTCATTCTTTCCGTTAGTTTCGGATTTTGCTGACGAAGTGGGATCTGGGGTAAACATGGCACGGCGGCAGGTTCGTGTTATGGGTGCAAATGTGGCTGGCGATCAACCTGACAAGACAGTAGTTCTTGTGCATCTGGTACCAATGCATGTGAATTTTGATAAAGCTACTGCCTTGTTGACATTTCAAAGCTTGTGGAGCAAAAAGATTTCTCTCAAACCGTCAGTTTTCGGGGACTATGAGATTCTCTATGTTGTCTATCCAG GGCTTCCTCCTTCTCCACCTTCAGCACCAGCTGGTGCATTCGGCAACAGCAGAAATGCAAGGGCAATGAAGCCCCTGGGGGTTGATGTAGGAAAACCCCCCAAAAAAGTGAATGGGAGCGTAATTGCTATTGCTGTTCTATCCACTGTTATAGCATTGATTATTTGCACTGTGGCTGCATGGTTGCTGATACTCAGATTCAGGGATTCAGATGACATGGCTCAAGGATATCCACATAGTGCAATTCCAAAAATTTCCAGGTCTTCCG GGACGTGTAACACACTTTTAGCTGGTCGCCGTAGTACACAATCAGGTCCATCAAGTTCACTGGGATCAAGTATGGCAGCATACACAGGGCAGGCAAAGACATTCAAATTTGCTGAGATAGAAAAGGCTACAAATGGCTTTGATGATTCGTCGATAGTTGGGGAAGGTGGCTTCGGATGTGTGTACCAAGGGACACTTGAAGATGGAACCACAGTTGCGGTAAAGGTTCTGAAAAGATTTGATGGCCAAGGTGAACGAGAGTTCTTGGCAGAGGTTGAGATGCTGGGACGCTTGCATCACCGAAATTTGGTCAAGTTGTTGGGCATATGCGTAGAGGAGAACGCTCGGTGTCTGGTATATGAACTTATTCCAAATGGCAGTGTTGAGTCCCATTTGCATG GAGCCGATCGCGAGATAGCTCCACTTGATTGGAATGCACGTATGAAGATAGCCCTGGGGGCAGGGCGGGCACTAGCATATCTACATGAAGACTCAAGCCCTTGTGTGATTCATCGTGATTTCAAGTCAAGCAACATACTGCTAGAGCATGATTTCACACCAAAAGTATCTGACTTCGGACTGGCCAGGACTGCGAGGGGGGAGGGGAACCAGCACATCTCCACTCGTGTCATGGGAACATTCGG CTATGTTGCACCGGAGTACGCCATGACGGGCCATCTTCTTGTCAAGAGTGATGTATACAGCTATGGCGTCGTATTACTTGAGCTTCTCACAGGTAGGAAGCCTGTGGACATGTCTCAGCCTGCAGGCCAAGAAAGCCTAGTCGCATGGGCTCGCCCATATCTGACAAATGTGGTGGGCTTGCGTCAAGCTGTTGATCCACTTCTTGGCCCTAATGTGCCACTGGACAACGTGGCAAAAGCAGCTGCCATCGCATCCATGTGTGTACAGCCTGAGGTTGCACACCGACCGAGCATGAGCGAAGTTGTGCAGGCCTTGAAACTTGTCTGCAGCGAGGGTGATGAGGGCCTTGGTTCGGGAAGTTTCAGCCAGGAATTGGCGGCTCGTACGACAGCGGCTCACGATGTAACTGGCATGGAAGCGGAGAGGGTGCTGTTATCTGAGATGTTTGGCTCAACACCTGTCTTCACTCCAGCTGCTGATTCAGGTTCTTTCCGCATGCAGTCCAGCTCTGGCCCTCTGATGACAGGCAAGAACAAGAAGTTCTGGCAGAGAATGCGAAACTTGTCGAGAGGTAGTATGAGTGAGCATGGTGCTTCACCAGATTTTGAGACACACTCACAGTGTAGCAATAGGTGA
- the LOC109747633 gene encoding receptor-like serine/threonine-protein kinase ALE2 isoform X6, with protein MWRLACVVVLLLASLLGSTGTDLAPAPAVGNSPVDQGHASSPPGPSSALGPVTLPAAPPTPSASPPLQKGAVSPAVPPEPQVAPAPVAPHKGSNAPPPVVSAPPPVVSAPPPVVFLSPPVEPAPPPAVIEGVPPAAAPPPQAAAGNPAPILPGSPALLPSVQAPAPSVAVKPNLPLPPPASLPSVQAPTPSVAVKPNVPLAPPPSIPSVQAPAPSVAVKPNVPLVPPPSLSSVQAPAPSVAVKPNVPLAPPPSVNNQPGNDIPPYPPPEGIFPAVPPSTSGNTAPPANTSPPASGKNHDIQRAPPPKEPSTAPVHKSPIRGFAPAASPLPHNTNMPTLPRNASTVPHAEPPSLGVAPKPAPTSRSHPPTPTKGERRSFSPSYPPPHAQGPEVSRAQPPQQVGAKRQNHHAPPPMIQGHPNLHVHPPSPPPVSPKGPSNGSKRHGVSPTLPPVPPETEPKAPSTHPIWALPPPPPNLDCKSLVCPEPLTDPPAGAPCACVLPIKVGIRLSVDLYSFFPLVSDFADEVGSGVNMARRQVRVMGANVAGDQPDKTVVLVHLVPMHVNFDKATALLTFQSLWSKKISLKPSVFGDYEILYVVYPGLPPSPPSAPAGAFGNSRNARAMKPLGVDVGKPPKKVNGSVIAIAVLSTVIALIICTVAAWLLILRFRDSDDMAQGYPHSAIPKISRSSGTCNTLLAGRRSTQSGPSSSLGSSMAAYTGQAKTFKFAEIEKATNGFDDSSIVGEGGFGCVYQGTLEDGTTVAVKVLKRFDGQGEREFLAEVEMLGRLHHRNLVKLLGICVEENARCLVYELIPNGSVESHLHGADREIAPLDWNARMKIALGAGRALAYLHEDSSPCVIHRDFKSSNILLEHDFTPKVSDFGLARTARGEGNQHISTRVMGTFGYVAPEYAMTGHLLVKSDVYSYGVVLLELLTGRKPVDMSQPAGQESLVAWARPYLTNVVGLRQAVDPLLGPNVPLDNVAKAAAIASMCVQPEVAHRPSMSEVVQALKLVCSEGDEGLGSGSFSQELAARTTAAHDVTGMEAERVLLSEMFGSTPVFTPAADSGSFRMQSSSGPLMTGKNKKFWQRMRNLSRGSMSEHGASPDFETHSQCSNR; from the exons ATGTGGCGTCTTGCCTGCGTGGTGGTGCTGCTTCTCGCTTCTCTCCTTGGATCCACAG GTACTGATCTGGCGCCTGCTCCTGCGGTTGGTAATTCGCCTGTCGATCAAGGACATGCTTCTAGTCCTCCTGGACCTTCCTCCGCCCTCGGTCCAGTAACTCTTCCAGCAG CACCCCCTACCCCATCAGCAAGCCCTCCCCTCCAGAAGGGGGCTGTGAGCCCTGCAGTTCCGCCGGAGCCGCAGGTCGCACCGGCTCCGGTAGCCCCCCATAAAG GTTCTAATGCGCCGCCTCCGGTCGTGTCTGCGCCGCCTCCAGTCGTGTCTGCACCTCCTCCGGTTGTGTTTTTGTCTCCTCCAGTTGAGCCTGCTCCTCCTCCTGCTGTCATTGAGGGGGTGCCCCCGGCAGCAGCTCCTCCGCCGCAAGCTGCAGCTGGAAACCCCGCACCAATACTTCCTGGGTCACCTGCATTGCTACCTTCAGTTCAGGCTCCTGCGCCATCTGTGGCTGTGAAGCCTAATCTGCCACTACCACCTCCTGCTTCACTACCTTCAGTTCAGGCTCCGACTCCATCTGTGGCTGTGAAGCCTAATGTGCCACTAGCACCTCCTCCTTCAATACCTTCAGTTCAGGCTCCTGCTCCATCTGTGGCTGTGAAGCCTAATGTGCCACTAGTGCCTCCTCCTTCACTATCTTCAGTTCAAGCTCCTGCTCCATCTGTGGCTGTGAAGCCTAATGTGCCACTAGCGCCTCCGCCTTCTGTGAACAATCAACCAG GTAACGATATCCCTCCATATCCACCACCTGAAGGCATTTTCCCGGCAGTTCCTCCTTCCACTTCAG GAAACACGGCACCCCCAGCAAATACTTCCCCTCCTGCAAGTGGTAAGAACCATGACATTCAACGTGCACCTCCACCAAAGGAACCTAGTACTGCACCGGTTCACAAATCACCAATTAGAG GGTTTGCGCCTGCAGCTAGTCCTCTGCCCCACAACACAAATATGCCTACACTCCCGAGGAATGCATCAACGGTTCCACATGCTGAACCCCCATCGTTAGGGGTAGCTCCTAAGCCAGCACCCACTAGCAGATCTCATCCTCCGACACCAACGAAAGGAGAACGTCGATCATTTTCCCCATCTTACCCACCACCCCATGCTCAAG GTCCCGAGGTCTCGCGAGCTCAACCTCCACAGCAGGTTGGGGCTAAAAGGCAAAATCATCATGCACCTCCACCGATGATTCAAG GCCATCCAAACCTCCATGTGCATCCTCCATCTCCTCCACCAGTGTCACCAAAGGGCCCCTCTAATGGCAGCAAAA GACACGGTGTTTCTCCTACTCTTCCACCAGTTCCTCCTGAAACAGAACCCAAAGCACCATCAACTCATCCTATTTGGGCGTTGCCCCCACCACCACCTAATTTAG ATTGCAAATCGTTAGTGTGCCCAGAGCCTCTAACGGATCCACCTGCGGGAGCTCCATGTGCTTGTGTTCTACCAATTAAAGTTGGAATCCGTTTAAGTGTGGACCTTTATTCATTCTTTCCGTTAGTTTCGGATTTTGCTGACGAAGTGGGATCTGGGGTAAACATGGCACGGCGGCAGGTTCGTGTTATGGGTGCAAATGTGGCTGGCGATCAACCTGACAAGACAGTAGTTCTTGTGCATCTGGTACCAATGCATGTGAATTTTGATAAAGCTACTGCCTTGTTGACATTTCAAAGCTTGTGGAGCAAAAAGATTTCTCTCAAACCGTCAGTTTTCGGGGACTATGAGATTCTCTATGTTGTCTATCCAG GGCTTCCTCCTTCTCCACCTTCAGCACCAGCTGGTGCATTCGGCAACAGCAGAAATGCAAGGGCAATGAAGCCCCTGGGGGTTGATGTAGGAAAACCCCCCAAAAAAGTGAATGGGAGCGTAATTGCTATTGCTGTTCTATCCACTGTTATAGCATTGATTATTTGCACTGTGGCTGCATGGTTGCTGATACTCAGATTCAGGGATTCAGATGACATGGCTCAAGGATATCCACATAGTGCAATTCCAAAAATTTCCAGGTCTTCCG GGACGTGTAACACACTTTTAGCTGGTCGCCGTAGTACACAATCAGGTCCATCAAGTTCACTGGGATCAAGTATGGCAGCATACACAGGGCAGGCAAAGACATTCAAATTTGCTGAGATAGAAAAGGCTACAAATGGCTTTGATGATTCGTCGATAGTTGGGGAAGGTGGCTTCGGATGTGTGTACCAAGGGACACTTGAAGATGGAACCACAGTTGCGGTAAAGGTTCTGAAAAGATTTGATGGCCAAGGTGAACGAGAGTTCTTGGCAGAGGTTGAGATGCTGGGACGCTTGCATCACCGAAATTTGGTCAAGTTGTTGGGCATATGCGTAGAGGAGAACGCTCGGTGTCTGGTATATGAACTTATTCCAAATGGCAGTGTTGAGTCCCATTTGCATG GAGCCGATCGCGAGATAGCTCCACTTGATTGGAATGCACGTATGAAGATAGCCCTGGGGGCAGGGCGGGCACTAGCATATCTACATGAAGACTCAAGCCCTTGTGTGATTCATCGTGATTTCAAGTCAAGCAACATACTGCTAGAGCATGATTTCACACCAAAAGTATCTGACTTCGGACTGGCCAGGACTGCGAGGGGGGAGGGGAACCAGCACATCTCCACTCGTGTCATGGGAACATTCGG CTATGTTGCACCGGAGTACGCCATGACGGGCCATCTTCTTGTCAAGAGTGATGTATACAGCTATGGCGTCGTATTACTTGAGCTTCTCACAGGTAGGAAGCCTGTGGACATGTCTCAGCCTGCAGGCCAAGAAAGCCTAGTCGCATGGGCTCGCCCATATCTGACAAATGTGGTGGGCTTGCGTCAAGCTGTTGATCCACTTCTTGGCCCTAATGTGCCACTGGACAACGTGGCAAAAGCAGCTGCCATCGCATCCATGTGTGTACAGCCTGAGGTTGCACACCGACCGAGCATGAGCGAAGTTGTGCAGGCCTTGAAACTTGTCTGCAGCGAGGGTGATGAGGGCCTTGGTTCGGGAAGTTTCAGCCAGGAATTGGCGGCTCGTACGACAGCGGCTCACGATGTAACTGGCATGGAAGCGGAGAGGGTGCTGTTATCTGAGATGTTTGGCTCAACACCTGTCTTCACTCCAGCTGCTGATTCAGGTTCTTTCCGCATGCAGTCCAGCTCTGGCCCTCTGATGACAGGCAAGAACAAGAAGTTCTGGCAGAGAATGCGAAACTTGTCGAGAGGTAGTATGAGTGAGCATGGTGCTTCACCAGATTTTGAGACACACTCACAGTGTAGCAATAGGTGA
- the LOC109747633 gene encoding receptor-like serine/threonine-protein kinase ALE2 isoform X3 has translation MWRLACVVVLLLASLLGSTGTDLAPAPAVGNSPVDQGHASSPPGPSSALGPVTLPAAPPTPSASPPLQKGAVSPAVPPEPQVAPAPVAPHKGSNAPPPVVSAPPPVVSAPPPVVFLSPPVEPAPPPAVIEGVPPAAAPPPQAAAGNPAPILPGSPALLPSVQAPAPSVAVKPNLPLPPPASLPSVQAPTPSVAVKPNVPLAPPPSIPSVQAPAPSVAVKPNVPLVPPPSLSSVQAPAPSVAVKPNVPLAPPPSVNNQPGNDIPPYPPPEGIFPAVPPSTSVVPPEHVKPPISPPIIAHAPQQQAQAPNAEHKNGNTAPPANTSPPASGKNHDIQRAPPPKEPSTAPVHKSPIRGFAPAASPLPHNTNMPTLPRNASTVPHAEPPSLGVAPKPAPTSRSHPPTPTKGERRSFSPSYPPPHAQGPEVSRAQPPQQVGAKRQNHHAPPPMIQGHPNLHVHPPSPPPVSPKGPSNGSKRHGVSPTLPPVPPETEPKAPSTHPIWALPPPPPNLDCKSLVCPEPLTDPPAGAPCACVLPIKVGIRLSVDLYSFFPLVSDFADEVGSGVNMARRQVRVMGANVAGDQPDKTVVLVHLVPMHVNFDKATALLTFQSLWSKKISLKPSVFGDYEILYVVYPGLPPSPPSAPAGAFGNSRNARAMKPLGVDVGKPPKKVNGSVIAIAVLSTVIALIICTVAAWLLILRFRDSDDMAQGYPHSAIPKISRSSGTCNTLLAGRRSTQSGPSSSLGSSMAAYTGQAKTFKFAEIEKATNGFDDSSIVGEGGFGCVYQGTLEDGTTVAVKVLKRFDGQGEREFLAEVEMLGRLHHRNLVKLLGICVEENARCLVYELIPNGSVESHLHGADREIAPLDWNARMKIALGAGRALAYLHEDSSPCVIHRDFKSSNILLEHDFTPKVSDFGLARTARGEGNQHISTRVMGTFGYVAPEYAMTGHLLVKSDVYSYGVVLLELLTGRKPVDMSQPAGQESLVAWARPYLTNVVGLRQAVDPLLGPNVPLDNVAKAAAIASMCVQPEVAHRPSMSEVVQALKLVCSEGDEGLGSGSFSQELAARTTAAHDVTGMEAERVLLSEMFGSTPVFTPAADSGSFRMQSSSGPLMTGKNKKFWQRMRNLSRGSMSEHGASPDFETHSQCSNR, from the exons ATGTGGCGTCTTGCCTGCGTGGTGGTGCTGCTTCTCGCTTCTCTCCTTGGATCCACAG GTACTGATCTGGCGCCTGCTCCTGCGGTTGGTAATTCGCCTGTCGATCAAGGACATGCTTCTAGTCCTCCTGGACCTTCCTCCGCCCTCGGTCCAGTAACTCTTCCAGCAG CACCCCCTACCCCATCAGCAAGCCCTCCCCTCCAGAAGGGGGCTGTGAGCCCTGCAGTTCCGCCGGAGCCGCAGGTCGCACCGGCTCCGGTAGCCCCCCATAAAG GTTCTAATGCGCCGCCTCCGGTCGTGTCTGCGCCGCCTCCAGTCGTGTCTGCACCTCCTCCGGTTGTGTTTTTGTCTCCTCCAGTTGAGCCTGCTCCTCCTCCTGCTGTCATTGAGGGGGTGCCCCCGGCAGCAGCTCCTCCGCCGCAAGCTGCAGCTGGAAACCCCGCACCAATACTTCCTGGGTCACCTGCATTGCTACCTTCAGTTCAGGCTCCTGCGCCATCTGTGGCTGTGAAGCCTAATCTGCCACTACCACCTCCTGCTTCACTACCTTCAGTTCAGGCTCCGACTCCATCTGTGGCTGTGAAGCCTAATGTGCCACTAGCACCTCCTCCTTCAATACCTTCAGTTCAGGCTCCTGCTCCATCTGTGGCTGTGAAGCCTAATGTGCCACTAGTGCCTCCTCCTTCACTATCTTCAGTTCAAGCTCCTGCTCCATCTGTGGCTGTGAAGCCTAATGTGCCACTAGCGCCTCCGCCTTCTGTGAACAATCAACCAG GTAACGATATCCCTCCATATCCACCACCTGAAGGCATTTTCCCGGCAGTTCCTCCTTCCACTTCAG TAGTTCCTCCAGAACATGTGAAACCTCCAATTTCACCACCTATTATCGCACACGCACCTCAACAACAAGCACAAGCTCCAAATGCCGAGCATAAAAATG GAAACACGGCACCCCCAGCAAATACTTCCCCTCCTGCAAGTGGTAAGAACCATGACATTCAACGTGCACCTCCACCAAAGGAACCTAGTACTGCACCGGTTCACAAATCACCAATTAGAG GGTTTGCGCCTGCAGCTAGTCCTCTGCCCCACAACACAAATATGCCTACACTCCCGAGGAATGCATCAACGGTTCCACATGCTGAACCCCCATCGTTAGGGGTAGCTCCTAAGCCAGCACCCACTAGCAGATCTCATCCTCCGACACCAACGAAAGGAGAACGTCGATCATTTTCCCCATCTTACCCACCACCCCATGCTCAAG GTCCCGAGGTCTCGCGAGCTCAACCTCCACAGCAGGTTGGGGCTAAAAGGCAAAATCATCATGCACCTCCACCGATGATTCAAG GCCATCCAAACCTCCATGTGCATCCTCCATCTCCTCCACCAGTGTCACCAAAGGGCCCCTCTAATGGCAGCAAAA GACACGGTGTTTCTCCTACTCTTCCACCAGTTCCTCCTGAAACAGAACCCAAAGCACCATCAACTCATCCTATTTGGGCGTTGCCCCCACCACCACCTAATTTAG ATTGCAAATCGTTAGTGTGCCCAGAGCCTCTAACGGATCCACCTGCGGGAGCTCCATGTGCTTGTGTTCTACCAATTAAAGTTGGAATCCGTTTAAGTGTGGACCTTTATTCATTCTTTCCGTTAGTTTCGGATTTTGCTGACGAAGTGGGATCTGGGGTAAACATGGCACGGCGGCAGGTTCGTGTTATGGGTGCAAATGTGGCTGGCGATCAACCTGACAAGACAGTAGTTCTTGTGCATCTGGTACCAATGCATGTGAATTTTGATAAAGCTACTGCCTTGTTGACATTTCAAAGCTTGTGGAGCAAAAAGATTTCTCTCAAACCGTCAGTTTTCGGGGACTATGAGATTCTCTATGTTGTCTATCCAG GGCTTCCTCCTTCTCCACCTTCAGCACCAGCTGGTGCATTCGGCAACAGCAGAAATGCAAGGGCAATGAAGCCCCTGGGGGTTGATGTAGGAAAACCCCCCAAAAAAGTGAATGGGAGCGTAATTGCTATTGCTGTTCTATCCACTGTTATAGCATTGATTATTTGCACTGTGGCTGCATGGTTGCTGATACTCAGATTCAGGGATTCAGATGACATGGCTCAAGGATATCCACATAGTGCAATTCCAAAAATTTCCAGGTCTTCCG GGACGTGTAACACACTTTTAGCTGGTCGCCGTAGTACACAATCAGGTCCATCAAGTTCACTGGGATCAAGTATGGCAGCATACACAGGGCAGGCAAAGACATTCAAATTTGCTGAGATAGAAAAGGCTACAAATGGCTTTGATGATTCGTCGATAGTTGGGGAAGGTGGCTTCGGATGTGTGTACCAAGGGACACTTGAAGATGGAACCACAGTTGCGGTAAAGGTTCTGAAAAGATTTGATGGCCAAGGTGAACGAGAGTTCTTGGCAGAGGTTGAGATGCTGGGACGCTTGCATCACCGAAATTTGGTCAAGTTGTTGGGCATATGCGTAGAGGAGAACGCTCGGTGTCTGGTATATGAACTTATTCCAAATGGCAGTGTTGAGTCCCATTTGCATG GAGCCGATCGCGAGATAGCTCCACTTGATTGGAATGCACGTATGAAGATAGCCCTGGGGGCAGGGCGGGCACTAGCATATCTACATGAAGACTCAAGCCCTTGTGTGATTCATCGTGATTTCAAGTCAAGCAACATACTGCTAGAGCATGATTTCACACCAAAAGTATCTGACTTCGGACTGGCCAGGACTGCGAGGGGGGAGGGGAACCAGCACATCTCCACTCGTGTCATGGGAACATTCGG CTATGTTGCACCGGAGTACGCCATGACGGGCCATCTTCTTGTCAAGAGTGATGTATACAGCTATGGCGTCGTATTACTTGAGCTTCTCACAGGTAGGAAGCCTGTGGACATGTCTCAGCCTGCAGGCCAAGAAAGCCTAGTCGCATGGGCTCGCCCATATCTGACAAATGTGGTGGGCTTGCGTCAAGCTGTTGATCCACTTCTTGGCCCTAATGTGCCACTGGACAACGTGGCAAAAGCAGCTGCCATCGCATCCATGTGTGTACAGCCTGAGGTTGCACACCGACCGAGCATGAGCGAAGTTGTGCAGGCCTTGAAACTTGTCTGCAGCGAGGGTGATGAGGGCCTTGGTTCGGGAAGTTTCAGCCAGGAATTGGCGGCTCGTACGACAGCGGCTCACGATGTAACTGGCATGGAAGCGGAGAGGGTGCTGTTATCTGAGATGTTTGGCTCAACACCTGTCTTCACTCCAGCTGCTGATTCAGGTTCTTTCCGCATGCAGTCCAGCTCTGGCCCTCTGATGACAGGCAAGAACAAGAAGTTCTGGCAGAGAATGCGAAACTTGTCGAGAGGTAGTATGAGTGAGCATGGTGCTTCACCAGATTTTGAGACACACTCACAGTGTAGCAATAGGTGA